TCTATAAAAGCCTAGGATGGAATGGTGAAAGGCGCATGAAGGAAGACAGTCAAATCGCAAGTCCACAAAATGCTTTTGAAAAGGTTGTGGAATTTGTTGATGAGCGAGTAGGCCTGAAAACAATTCAGGCCAAAATGCTGAATGAGCCAATTCCCGGTGGTTCTCGCTGGGCTTACGCTTTTGGCTCGGTGTTGTTATTTATCTTTATTCTTCAGGTCGTCACTGGGATCCTGCTGATGTTCTACTATGTCCCCAGTACGGATCATGCTTATGCGAGTACTCAGTACATCATTCACGAGGTGGACTACGGATGGTTTCTGTTGAGCTACCATTTTTGGGGATCCTCTGCAATGGTGGTTATGGTTTTCGCGCATATGTCTCAAGTATTTTTATGGGGTGCCTACAAAAAGCCGCGAGAACTGGTCTGGCTCGTCGGTTTGGCGTTATTTGGCATTGTGATGGGTTTTGGTTTTACAGGTTATCTTCTTCCGTGGGATCAACGCGCCTACTGGGCAACGGTGGTAGGTGTAGAAATTATGGATAAAACTCCACTTGTTGGTGATTTTATAGCTCGATTTCTTAAGGGTGGTCCTACGCCTGGGCAAATGACCTTGAGCCGGTTCTTTGTCATACATGTCATGGTCTTGCCTGCTGCGTTAGCGGGGCTGGCTGGCCTTCATATTTTCCTGTTTAGAAAGGCCGGGCCCGCAGGTCCGTTCAGAGGAACTCCTGAAGAGATTAAAGCAAAAACAGATTATTTCTTTCCTCGTCAAATCTGGAAAGATATTGTAGCTATGGCCACGGTGTTCTTAATCATTTGTTCTCTGGCCTTCATTGAACCAGTGGTGCTGCTGGAAAAGGCGACTCCTGATCCTGGAGATTACCATCCTGAGCCTGAGTGGTATTTCTTGTTCTTGTTTCAGTTGCTGCGTTTGAAAATTTTTGGCGGGGAGTTTGGTCAGTTCCTTGGAGCTATGGCCATACCAGGTGCCTTTATGGCGTTTTTAGCAGCGTTGCCTTTTTTGGATACCAATTCAGAGCGCAATATTTTTAAGCGCCCCATCGCTCTGGTTGGGTGGACTGTGATCATGGTCTTTATTTTGGTGTTTACGGTGTCCGCAATTATAAACCGACACTTTTTAGACTAATTTCTGGGAACATATGTCAAATACGAAGTTAGGACTTCTTGTTTTTTGGCCTACATTCTGGACCGGATTTCCAATAAAGATGGTTGTCGCCTTGTTGTTGCTGGCGGCACACATCCACCCTTGGGAGGGGAGCGGGCTTTTTTTATTGCTACTTGTTTCCATCCCGGTTGATATTTGGGCGCTTGGTCTGTGCGCGAGAACCGTTTTTATTGACCGGCTGAAGGTCGATCCGAGGCCTGGTATTGGCCTTCAACTTTGGATTCGATGGGCAGTCTTCAGTGCTTTGGCATTGCCGATCCTTCTTTTCGTGGTGTCCACGGTAGCGGAAACTGCTCAGTCAGTGGTTTCCAGTATTGTGGAATCTATTAAAGAGAATATTTTTGTCATTCCGGTTGCCGAGCAGATAAGTCTGGAGCTTGTTATGTGGGGGAGTGTGGCGTCGGTCGCGCTCATTCTCTGTCTTTTCGGGTGGCTGTTTGGACTAGGGTGGCTTGCTCAGCCATTTGTAAAGGATGCGAAGCCAGTGGTCGGTTCCGCAGTGGACCAGGCTAATTTTTGGGATAGTTTACGTATACCAGCGGATCAGCCCCTGCTCTTAACAGCATTTACCGGGTTAGGGGTGGTGTTGGTGTTTCTTTTCTGGGTTCTTCTGCCCCCAACAACCCCTCATCCCCATGAAGAATATGTCTATACGTTTGAAAAAAAGGAAAAGGAAATAGTTGAACCAAAAAAGATACTAATGGAAGCGGAGCAAGTTCTAGCCAATGCAGAGCTTGCCGTCTTAAAGCTTCAGGAAGAGAATCCATTGGATTCAGAATCAGCTGTAAAATCTAAGGACCTTCCAAAAGAAAGCAAACAGAATAATAAGATAGATACACAGGTTCCGGTTAAGGGAGAGGGAAAACCTTAGACTAAGTTTTGGAATTTCTGGAGTGTAGCCTTGAACAAAATAATGAACGATCGAAGGGGGGCCAGAATGAATACGGCCGGCCAATTAGGACATACAACCGTTTCGCAAGGAATGAATAGAATGCCTGGAATGCTTAAATTGGCAAGTTTTTTGGCCCTTCTCTTTCTTCCGGCTTTGGGTATGGCGGCTGGAGGTGCTGAGATTCAGGCAATGTCGGTGGAATATCGGGATGTTCCAGGAATCGGTAGCCGTAATCTGATATGGATTGTGGCCCAACAGCATTTGTTGCTGGCTGGTTTCGTTTTGGGTGTCCCAATTTTTGCCTGGATTTGTGAACTTGTTGGTTGGAAAACGAAAGAAGCTCGGTACGACAAGCTCGCCAAAGAATTTACAAAGCTTTTGACGTCAGCCTATGCCACCACGGCCCTTTTTGGAGGGATCCTTTTGTTCCTCCTGATCGGACTTTATCCAAAGTTGATGGCTTACCTGACCGATATGTTTTTTCCTTCTTTCTTAGTATATTGCCTGCTCTTCTTACTAGAAACCGCCACCCTCTATATGTATTGGTACGGGTGGGATTACATGCAGGGAAATAAAAAGACATTCCATCTTTTTTTAGGATTCCTCCTGAATCTTTTTGCTCTTGGAATCATGGCGGTTCCCAATTCATGGGCAACCTTCCAAGCGAGTCCTGTCGTGCTAGGGGAAGGAGATGCCTGGTCGAGAGCTTGGATGGCTATGCAAAATCCTACATGGATGCCGGTCAATATTCATCGCCTCATCGCCAATGTAGTGTTAGGTGGATTTATCGTGGGAGCTTATGCAGGCATCAGGTATCTTTTGGCGGTTTCCCGTGAAGAGCGTGAGCATTACGACTGGATGGGTTATGTCGGTAATTTTATTGGGGTGTTCGGTATGTTGCCCCTTCCCTTTGCCGGCTATTGGCTTATGCGTGAGGTGTACCAATACAACCAACAAATGGGGATTACCCTTATGGGTGGTTTCTTGGCATGGCTGTTTATTCTTCAAGCCATGCTGATTGGGGTGCTGTTCCTGGGGGCGAACTATTATTTTTGGATGGGAATTACCTATAGAATACCGGGGTCTGAAAACCAATACAAAAAACCGGTAATGGCGATGTTAATCGTCTTATTATTGTGTCTCGGAATATGGATGACTCCGCATTCTTTGGTCGCCAGTTTGGCTGAAGCCCAAAAGATGGGTGGGACTCACCATCCCTTGCTTGGTGTTTTCGGTGTGATGTCTGCCAAAATGACGGTATCGAATATCATGATCCTCGTCACGTTTATGAGTTTTATTATGTATTGGCGCGCGGGAAAACAGGAAACGGCAGGTTGGGCAAAAGCAGCTAAAGCCATTATGGGAGGATTGCTTGTCATTGCAGGAATCGCCGTTGTGGTTCTTGGGGTATGGGGGTATTTCGTCCCTGCCATCATTCGTATTAATTACTTTTCGGTCGCACAAGTATTAATTGTCCTGTTCATTATGATTACGTTCACTCCGCTAACCGCCATTTTAATGAAAAGTGCCAAAACTACAACCGAAATGGTGTGGGGTAAAATGCCTATTCGGGCAGGGTATAGTTTAGTTTTAAATGCGGTCATGGTGATTTTACTTATGTCATTAATGGGGTATGCCAGGTCATCATCCCGAGTACATTGGCACATTTATGGTGTTATGAGAGATACCTCGGAATATGCCTATTCCCCAGCATTAGGGTATGCAGCGGCATTTATGTCTCTTAACACTTTTGTGTTTTGTCTAATCGTCGCGTTTATCTTTTGGGTGGCAACACTAGGTGATAAAGCCAAAGCTCAGCCGCCAAGGGGATCTACCGTGGATATTCCTGGCCATTCGGCTCCAGCTATGGCTGGTGGTGCACCAAGGGCCGTGGAAAAGCTTGAATAGGAATGGAATAAGAGAAAGACTAAAGGGCCATATTTCTTTGGAAAGCATGGGTGAGGAAACATGAGTGAA
The sequence above is a segment of the Nitrospira sp. MA-1 genome. Coding sequences within it:
- a CDS encoding cytochrome bc complex cytochrome b subunit, whose product is MKEDSQIASPQNAFEKVVEFVDERVGLKTIQAKMLNEPIPGGSRWAYAFGSVLLFIFILQVVTGILLMFYYVPSTDHAYASTQYIIHEVDYGWFLLSYHFWGSSAMVVMVFAHMSQVFLWGAYKKPRELVWLVGLALFGIVMGFGFTGYLLPWDQRAYWATVVGVEIMDKTPLVGDFIARFLKGGPTPGQMTLSRFFVIHVMVLPAALAGLAGLHIFLFRKAGPAGPFRGTPEEIKAKTDYFFPRQIWKDIVAMATVFLIICSLAFIEPVVLLEKATPDPGDYHPEPEWYFLFLFQLLRLKIFGGEFGQFLGAMAIPGAFMAFLAALPFLDTNSERNIFKRPIALVGWTVIMVFILVFTVSAIINRHFLD
- a CDS encoding cytochrome ubiquinol oxidase subunit I, which encodes MNTAGQLGHTTVSQGMNRMPGMLKLASFLALLFLPALGMAAGGAEIQAMSVEYRDVPGIGSRNLIWIVAQQHLLLAGFVLGVPIFAWICELVGWKTKEARYDKLAKEFTKLLTSAYATTALFGGILLFLLIGLYPKLMAYLTDMFFPSFLVYCLLFLLETATLYMYWYGWDYMQGNKKTFHLFLGFLLNLFALGIMAVPNSWATFQASPVVLGEGDAWSRAWMAMQNPTWMPVNIHRLIANVVLGGFIVGAYAGIRYLLAVSREEREHYDWMGYVGNFIGVFGMLPLPFAGYWLMREVYQYNQQMGITLMGGFLAWLFILQAMLIGVLFLGANYYFWMGITYRIPGSENQYKKPVMAMLIVLLLCLGIWMTPHSLVASLAEAQKMGGTHHPLLGVFGVMSAKMTVSNIMILVTFMSFIMYWRAGKQETAGWAKAAKAIMGGLLVIAGIAVVVLGVWGYFVPAIIRINYFSVAQVLIVLFIMITFTPLTAILMKSAKTTTEMVWGKMPIRAGYSLVLNAVMVILLMSLMGYARSSSRVHWHIYGVMRDTSEYAYSPALGYAAAFMSLNTFVFCLIVAFIFWVATLGDKAKAQPPRGSTVDIPGHSAPAMAGGAPRAVEKLE